The following are encoded in a window of Candidatus Nitrosotalea sinensis genomic DNA:
- a CDS encoding KH domain-containing protein, whose product MIFEKTILIPLDRVGVLIGKAGKVKAKIEKICSVSLSIDGQTGETVIRGVGDVENIMPFKAEEIVMAIGRGFSAENAMSLVQEETSLHIVDLRQFAGRSSAQVERIKSRIIGEGGRVRKNIEDLSGAKISVYGRTVAIIGDGTQLKSAVNAITSISSGSTHGKVYNDLQESRRRQKLDRLQLWEGGNILE is encoded by the coding sequence ATGATCTTTGAAAAAACTATACTTATTCCACTTGATCGTGTAGGTGTATTGATTGGCAAAGCAGGTAAAGTAAAAGCCAAGATAGAAAAAATTTGTTCTGTATCTTTGTCCATTGATGGCCAGACCGGCGAGACAGTCATAAGGGGAGTTGGAGACGTTGAAAATATAATGCCGTTCAAGGCCGAAGAGATAGTGATGGCAATAGGTAGGGGATTTTCAGCAGAAAATGCAATGAGCCTCGTACAAGAAGAGACTTCATTACATATTGTAGATTTGAGACAATTTGCTGGAAGATCCTCAGCACAGGTTGAGAGGATTAAAAGCAGAATAATAGGAGAGGGTGGCCGGGTTCGAAAAAATATCGAGGACCTAAGTGGGGCAAAAATCTCTGTCTATGGCAGAACTGTAGCAATCATAGGGGATGGCACTCAGCTCAAGTCTGCTGTAAATGCAATAACTTCTATCTCAAGTGGCAGCACTCATGGCAAAGTCTACAATGATCTCCAAGAATCACGCCGAAGGCAAAAACTAGACAGACTTCAACTTTGGGAGGGTGGAAACATACTTGAGTAA
- a CDS encoding DNA topoisomerase VI subunit B, with product MSKETFSQISPSEFFYRNRDLAGFSNPTRSLYTSVREFVENALDACDQKKILPDIHLSIKAVDPEKADPKHYILTVKDNGPGIDPEHIPLAFGTVLYGSKFGLKQARGMFGLGATMAILYGQITTNKPVTVKSCSDNKTLDEFVMLLDIQKNKPVIQKHTTKEATKTGLSVSIVLEGDYSKAGSKIRDYVYQTSLITPYASITFEDPGGEKFHYARIVKDMPRPPTVIKPHPHGIDVETIRRMISETHYEIPALDNKMIDKVKKELGLKKNLSNKEIMEKAQKRWSDLSRPVRTIMAAMSFLNVDFEGLQKIRIDDLDIANKTLTYWDFGQSQSHAVELDPESPYYKQLANTVQGDTLLTFLTKRFQRVGPTTAEKFCEFAKFKPERRIGSMTNEELVKLADALQKFEEFLAPDPSCLAPLGEEPLSKGIMKFFNPEFAAVWQRNASAYSGFPFIVEMGIAYGGDIPPNGLKVYRFANRIPLLYDEGSDVVLKIVNETEWARYKIKGDPPLVIVSHICSTRIPYKTVGKENVADRPELERELKNALQYLARKLAVHMSRQGAADMAKKRANLYSKYVPLIAQFATELAGKKKEPNYKQLIRMGSEIEEQV from the coding sequence TTGAGTAAAGAGACCTTCAGCCAAATATCACCAAGTGAATTCTTTTACAGAAACAGAGACCTTGCAGGGTTTAGCAATCCTACAAGATCACTTTACACATCTGTTAGAGAATTTGTGGAAAATGCACTTGATGCATGTGATCAAAAAAAGATACTTCCTGATATTCATTTATCCATAAAGGCAGTTGATCCTGAAAAAGCAGATCCAAAACATTACATCCTTACAGTAAAAGATAATGGACCTGGAATAGACCCAGAACACATCCCACTTGCATTTGGAACCGTACTCTATGGTTCCAAGTTTGGATTAAAACAGGCAAGAGGAATGTTTGGTCTTGGTGCTACGATGGCAATATTGTACGGTCAAATCACTACAAACAAACCGGTCACTGTGAAGAGCTGCTCTGATAACAAGACACTTGATGAGTTTGTAATGTTGCTTGACATTCAAAAAAATAAACCTGTCATACAAAAACATACCACAAAAGAAGCTACAAAAACAGGACTGAGTGTAAGCATTGTACTTGAAGGAGACTATTCCAAGGCAGGATCAAAAATCCGGGACTATGTGTACCAAACTTCACTTATCACACCTTATGCTTCTATAACTTTTGAAGATCCTGGAGGAGAAAAGTTCCATTATGCAAGAATTGTCAAGGACATGCCGCGTCCCCCAACTGTAATCAAACCTCATCCGCATGGCATTGATGTTGAAACAATTCGCAGAATGATATCTGAGACGCATTATGAAATTCCTGCACTTGACAACAAGATGATAGACAAAGTCAAAAAAGAACTTGGATTGAAGAAAAATCTCTCAAACAAAGAAATCATGGAAAAGGCACAAAAGAGATGGTCTGACCTGTCAAGGCCTGTAAGGACAATAATGGCTGCCATGTCGTTCCTAAATGTTGACTTTGAGGGACTACAAAAAATACGAATAGACGACCTTGATATTGCAAATAAAACACTGACATACTGGGACTTTGGGCAATCACAGTCTCATGCGGTAGAACTTGACCCCGAGAGCCCATACTACAAGCAACTTGCAAATACTGTTCAAGGTGATACACTTCTTACATTTCTTACAAAGAGGTTCCAAAGGGTAGGGCCTACCACCGCAGAAAAATTCTGCGAGTTTGCAAAATTCAAGCCAGAGCGAAGAATTGGAAGCATGACAAACGAGGAACTGGTAAAACTTGCAGATGCACTACAGAAATTTGAAGAGTTTCTCGCGCCAGACCCAAGTTGCCTTGCACCACTTGGAGAAGAGCCGCTCTCAAAAGGAATAATGAAGTTCTTCAATCCTGAATTTGCTGCAGTGTGGCAGAGAAACGCATCTGCATATTCTGGGTTTCCGTTTATTGTTGAGATGGGAATTGCATATGGTGGAGATATTCCTCCAAATGGCCTTAAGGTTTACAGATTTGCAAACCGTATACCGCTATTGTATGATGAGGGAAGTGATGTGGTGCTCAAGATAGTAAATGAAACAGAGTGGGCCAGATACAAGATAAAAGGAGATCCTCCGCTTGTAATTGTATCACATATTTGTTCAACAAGAATCCCGTACAAGACTGTGGGAAAAGAAAATGTGGCAGACAGACCAGAACTTGAAAGGGAATTGAAAAATGCATTACAATATCTTGCAAGAAAGTTGGCAGTACACATGTCAAGACAAGGAGCAGCTGACATGGCAAAGAAGAGGGCAAATCTTTACTCAAAATATGTACCACTTATTGCCCAGTTTGCAACAGAACTTGCTGGCAAGAAAAAAGAACCAAATTATAAACAACTGATAAGGATGGGTAGTGAGATTGAAGAACAAGTCTAG
- a CDS encoding DNA topoisomerase IV subunit A, with amino-acid sequence MLSLLEQQGMSIYDHLDKGQFPQFVIPSRSVSNIVYDKKIRQYILGSASAVRSSRNMSQLRSYTQLAWLAFFVNRLVREGKSSTLRDIYYSSQAFSIDFEDQPESDNIIVDLEAVLTSPREEFHIFPEERSSVFGDLTIEYTVPGYEGKRMNLSDHPDGYLIGPSLSSAELVDTSAELVIAIEKGGLFTRFVEEKVHQKFKAIIVDTAGQAPRSTRNLLRRLNSEMGLPVVILADGDVYGEHIAMVIKSGSANAAHLRELTVPDAKWLGVWATDIEKYKLPTIPMTESDIKRIYDLQKDPRYQEGNWKKQLDVFLKLKRKAELEAFSKYGLTNITDKYLPAKLEESKSL; translated from the coding sequence TTGCTATCATTGCTTGAGCAGCAGGGAATGAGCATTTATGATCATCTTGACAAGGGCCAGTTCCCGCAATTTGTCATTCCAAGTAGGTCTGTAAGCAACATTGTATATGATAAAAAAATACGACAATACATACTTGGAAGTGCAAGCGCCGTACGCAGCTCAAGAAACATGTCTCAGTTGCGTTCGTACACACAACTTGCATGGCTTGCATTTTTTGTAAATAGGCTTGTGCGAGAGGGAAAATCATCTACATTGAGAGATATCTATTATTCATCACAGGCTTTTAGCATAGACTTTGAGGACCAGCCAGAGTCTGATAATATTATAGTGGATTTGGAGGCAGTCTTGACCAGTCCTCGTGAGGAGTTCCATATCTTTCCAGAAGAAAGAAGCAGTGTGTTTGGAGATCTTACAATAGAGTATACCGTTCCAGGATATGAAGGAAAGAGGATGAATCTTTCTGATCATCCTGATGGATATTTGATAGGACCGAGTTTGAGCAGTGCTGAACTGGTAGATACCAGTGCAGAGCTTGTCATTGCAATAGAGAAGGGTGGTCTTTTTACAAGATTTGTTGAAGAAAAAGTTCATCAAAAATTCAAGGCAATCATTGTAGATACTGCAGGACAAGCTCCAAGGTCAACAAGAAACTTGTTACGAAGACTCAACTCTGAAATGGGATTGCCAGTTGTCATACTTGCAGACGGAGATGTGTATGGTGAACACATTGCAATGGTAATCAAGTCAGGTTCTGCAAATGCTGCGCACCTCAGAGAACTTACTGTACCTGATGCCAAGTGGCTTGGTGTCTGGGCAACTGACATTGAAAAATACAAACTTCCAACAATACCGATGACTGAATCTGACATTAAGAGAATCTATGATTTGCAAAAAGATCCAAGATATCAGGAAGGAAACTGGAAGAAACAGCTGGATGTATTCTTGAAACTAAAAAGAAAGGCAGAGCTTGAGGCCTTCTCAAAATATGGATTGACAAACATTACTGACAAGTATCTTCCTGCAAAACTTGAAGAATCAAAGAGTCTCTAG
- a CDS encoding Hsp20/alpha crystallin family protein — MASYKSRYSNDKSLDFIIPLMVLLFLGVVYMLSLRSSQGYVSFILIGVAAATMIYWVRVLKKMTIENSVPQYTPKEVDTKNWVYDLIKGEREIIFVAEVPGPEDQVTVRLIEGILYIRGSGHFSKEVPIESTPDMGIYDFKYRNGVLTLKIRKLETL; from the coding sequence TTGGCAAGCTACAAAAGCAGATACTCTAATGACAAGTCTCTTGATTTTATCATTCCATTAATGGTTCTGCTTTTCCTTGGAGTAGTATACATGCTCTCACTTAGATCATCTCAAGGATATGTCAGCTTTATCTTAATTGGTGTGGCTGCTGCAACCATGATTTACTGGGTCAGAGTGCTCAAGAAGATGACTATAGAAAATAGCGTCCCACAGTATACGCCAAAGGAAGTAGATACCAAGAACTGGGTTTACGACCTCATCAAGGGAGAAAGAGAGATAATCTTTGTAGCAGAGGTACCAGGTCCTGAAGACCAGGTAACAGTCAGATTGATTGAGGGAATCCTATACATACGAGGCTCTGGTCACTTTTCAAAAGAAGTACCAATAGAATCAACTCCAGATATGGGAATTTACGATTTCAAATACAGAAACGGCGTACTAACACTAAAGATTAGAAAGCTAGAGACTCTTTGA
- a CDS encoding UbiX family flavin prenyltransferase, which yields MRLIIGLTGSSGILYGVRMLEVLKKCNVDVHLIMTEWAKKCLVLETDYDLKYVKSLASHYSDDSNMAASVSSGTHKTDGMIVIPCTMKTLSSIANGYEETLVARAAGVTMKESRKLVLVPRETPLTSIHLENMLKLSKIGVTILPAMPGFYNKPKSIDDIVNHVVGKCLDQFGIEHELFKRWETT from the coding sequence ATGAGATTAATCATAGGATTGACAGGAAGTTCCGGAATCCTATATGGCGTAAGAATGTTAGAAGTTCTCAAAAAATGCAATGTTGATGTTCACCTCATCATGACCGAGTGGGCAAAAAAATGTCTGGTACTTGAGACTGATTATGATCTAAAATACGTAAAATCACTTGCAAGTCATTATTCAGATGATTCCAACATGGCTGCAAGTGTTTCAAGTGGAACCCACAAGACAGACGGAATGATTGTAATTCCTTGCACTATGAAGACACTTTCCAGTATTGCAAACGGATATGAAGAGACACTTGTTGCACGTGCAGCAGGTGTTACAATGAAAGAGTCCCGCAAGCTTGTCCTTGTTCCAAGAGAGACTCCACTTACAAGCATCCATCTTGAAAACATGCTAAAACTATCCAAGATAGGTGTCACAATATTGCCCGCAATGCCAGGCTTTTACAACAAACCAAAAAGCATTGATGATATCGTAAATCATGTAGTAGGCAAGTGTCTGGATCAATTCGGAATAGAGCATGAGCTCTTCAAAAGATGGGAAACAACCTAA
- a CDS encoding helix-turn-helix domain-containing protein, translating to MSVNIDTIEENLVSELRLSPLQSKIYVLVVKKGKMSASAMAKEIGVSETEAQQVATSLVQNGGFIDITETEFESMHPRFAVVNMYRRMCQRENIPFKKNLLVDNMSIVLEKPYDDARTKYNR from the coding sequence ATGAGTGTAAATATTGATACAATTGAGGAGAATCTTGTCTCAGAACTTCGACTCTCGCCTCTCCAGTCCAAGATCTATGTCTTGGTTGTAAAAAAAGGCAAAATGTCTGCGTCTGCCATGGCAAAAGAGATTGGTGTGTCAGAAACAGAAGCTCAACAGGTGGCAACAAGTCTTGTCCAAAATGGTGGGTTTATCGATATAACCGAAACAGAGTTTGAGTCAATGCATCCAAGGTTTGCAGTTGTTAACATGTATCGAAGAATGTGTCAGCGAGAAAATATTCCATTTAAGAAGAATCTTTTGGTTGACAACATGTCGATTGTTTTGGAAAAACCGTATGATGATGCAAGGACTAAATATAACCGATAA
- a CDS encoding S-methyl-5'-thioadenosine phosphorylase: MTEQAEIGIFGGTGIYDSGLLTESKEITIDTPFGKTSDSITVGIYKGRKVAFMPRHGKKHTIPPHLINFRANIWAFKEMGIKRIIAPSAVGSLKEELKPGDVVIPSQFIDFTKSRKYTLYEDNKVIHISVADPFCPELQGVISKVTKKMNLPIHKDATYICIEGPRFSTRAESKFYKNVIGADIIGMTLVPECQLAREAQMCYVSISTVTDYDVWADKPVTAREVLETLSKNVGTTKNILSMLFDEIPQQRGCSCHKAFEEAQF; the protein is encoded by the coding sequence TTGACAGAACAAGCAGAGATTGGAATTTTTGGCGGAACTGGAATATACGATTCAGGACTTCTCACAGAGAGTAAAGAAATTACAATAGACACCCCATTTGGAAAGACATCAGATTCCATAACAGTTGGAATCTACAAGGGAAGAAAGGTTGCATTCATGCCAAGACATGGAAAAAAACACACCATCCCTCCACACCTCATAAACTTTAGAGCAAACATTTGGGCATTCAAGGAGATGGGCATCAAGAGAATAATTGCACCATCTGCAGTAGGAAGTCTAAAAGAGGAGCTCAAGCCAGGAGATGTAGTAATACCATCACAATTTATTGATTTTACAAAATCAAGAAAGTACACACTATACGAAGACAACAAAGTAATTCACATATCAGTAGCAGACCCATTCTGCCCTGAGCTTCAAGGCGTCATATCAAAAGTTACAAAGAAAATGAATCTCCCAATACACAAAGATGCCACATACATCTGCATTGAAGGTCCCAGATTTTCCACAAGAGCCGAGTCAAAGTTTTACAAAAATGTAATAGGAGCAGACATTATAGGAATGACCCTGGTTCCAGAATGCCAGCTTGCAAGAGAAGCACAGATGTGCTATGTATCAATTTCCACAGTAACAGACTATGACGTATGGGCAGACAAACCAGTTACAGCAAGAGAGGTACTTGAGACCCTATCTAAAAATGTCGGAACCACCAAGAACATACTATCAATGCTCTTTGATGAGATACCACAACAACGTGGTTGCTCATGCCACAAGGCATTTGAAGAAGCCCAGTTCTAG
- a CDS encoding adenine phosphoribosyltransferase, translated as MNLKDIIAEIPDFPKKGILFRDISPVLRDPAALSLVVDELAKVIHPSEVDVFAGIESRGFPLACALALRYNKGMIMIRKQGKLPGVTHKVSYNIEYGTAVMEIQANALKKGQKVYICDDLLATGGTAKAAAKLVEKVGGQVSGFVFIIELTDLKGSKAIKDYKYNALVKY; from the coding sequence GTGAATCTAAAAGACATCATTGCCGAGATACCTGACTTTCCAAAGAAAGGAATTCTTTTCAGAGACATCAGTCCTGTTCTAAGAGATCCAGCAGCACTATCACTTGTAGTTGATGAGCTTGCAAAGGTAATACATCCAAGTGAAGTAGATGTCTTTGCAGGAATTGAATCAAGAGGATTCCCGCTTGCATGTGCACTTGCGCTCAGGTACAACAAGGGAATGATAATGATTAGAAAGCAAGGAAAACTCCCCGGTGTTACTCACAAGGTATCATACAATATAGAATACGGAACAGCAGTAATGGAGATACAGGCCAATGCACTAAAGAAAGGCCAAAAGGTGTACATTTGTGACGATTTGCTTGCAACTGGAGGAACTGCAAAGGCAGCAGCAAAACTAGTTGAAAAAGTAGGAGGTCAAGTATCAGGTTTTGTGTTTATCATAGAATTAACTGATCTGAAAGGATCTAAAGCAATCAAGGATTACAAGTATAACGCGCTGGTGAAATATTGA
- a CDS encoding MG2 domain-containing protein → MSNVLLKSAIIFTLIVASIFAASSIHQSYAAPSFVTVTANTDNGKTVLSITNSPSNTADIVSFSLQINGDGVFKSYKVDGWNGNKMSPNTLAFSATNPLKPGDTLSIEIKTDQQSPVLTWKSSDANGQDRETGQIGAQQSENNQGSTQTQQQTGNQGENNQGSTQTQQQTQTTTQPPPPPNGILDSSVFRIIPATPAPGSHIRVLGYGFSSSASLDLYAGSDKIDSFSSNDKGNFVTTVVLPGSEQQGAINFVLKDQQGNQKSFSTNIRAPAKGNHGSVVEIPLTLNIDPIYHRGDTKTISGTATAGTTVTLTLYDSKGNPITTSAVQADKSGQYSMQDSVPIDREFGKYSVTASDGKNQVTKQYSIVSTHSVVVSTTAQRYETGQTLVINGTSISNQPVDFTISDPTGQQVYSKDANVTSSGTVSATYKIPDSAIKGTYTINVSQGSDTVVLFVGIGEDPSYPITATLDKLSYQNTDKPVIRVTGPQSSTLNLVIVDPSDKQKFADIINLGTDGQATYSFNLTSYTPGIYSAVVSHAEEKIEKEFAVGLAVGPGKITLSTVKDSYMPGDNIIIIGTANANSLLQLSLTDPNGLIIKSIQTFSDKTGHFSSFDFKIPSVSTPGTWKLDASSGVSHTAMQLVVKSSTQGITVHLDRLSGIYSRGDLITISGTDAGITTPVTVTIGSNSTNVDSLPTSSTNRGDYTTIWQVPRNVNPGQYTITATSITGKATIGVTIQ, encoded by the coding sequence ATGAGTAACGTGTTATTAAAATCGGCAATTATTTTCACATTAATTGTTGCTAGCATATTTGCAGCATCAAGCATTCATCAATCATATGCAGCACCATCATTTGTCACAGTTACCGCAAACACAGATAATGGAAAAACTGTTTTGTCAATAACCAACAGTCCAAGCAATACAGCAGACATTGTTTCATTTAGTTTACAGATAAACGGAGATGGAGTATTCAAGTCATACAAGGTAGACGGATGGAATGGCAACAAAATGTCACCAAACACATTGGCATTTAGTGCAACAAATCCACTCAAGCCAGGAGATACACTATCAATTGAAATCAAAACAGATCAGCAGTCACCAGTACTGACTTGGAAGTCATCAGATGCAAACGGCCAAGACAGAGAGACAGGACAGATTGGAGCACAACAGTCTGAAAATAACCAAGGAAGTACACAAACACAACAGCAAACTGGCAATCAAGGAGAAAACAATCAGGGAAGTACACAAACACAACAGCAAACCCAGACTACAACCCAACCTCCGCCTCCACCAAATGGCATCCTAGATTCATCAGTGTTTAGAATAATTCCCGCAACCCCAGCACCAGGATCACACATTCGCGTACTTGGTTATGGTTTTTCATCATCAGCAAGTCTTGACCTATATGCAGGCAGCGACAAGATTGACTCATTTTCATCAAATGACAAAGGAAACTTTGTTACAACTGTAGTTCTTCCAGGATCAGAACAGCAAGGCGCCATCAATTTTGTTCTAAAAGATCAGCAAGGCAACCAGAAATCATTTTCTACAAACATCAGAGCACCAGCAAAGGGCAATCATGGAAGCGTTGTAGAAATTCCACTCACATTGAACATAGATCCAATATATCACAGAGGTGATACCAAGACAATCTCCGGTACTGCAACAGCTGGCACTACGGTAACTCTAACACTATATGATTCCAAAGGAAATCCAATAACAACGTCAGCAGTACAAGCCGACAAGAGCGGTCAATATTCTATGCAAGACAGTGTTCCAATTGACAGAGAGTTTGGCAAGTATTCAGTTACTGCATCAGATGGAAAAAACCAAGTTACTAAACAATACAGCATTGTCTCAACTCATAGTGTTGTAGTGTCTACAACTGCACAAAGATACGAAACAGGACAGACACTTGTCATAAATGGCACATCAATATCAAATCAACCAGTAGATTTCACCATATCTGATCCTACAGGTCAGCAGGTGTACTCAAAGGATGCAAATGTTACATCAAGTGGCACAGTCTCTGCAACATACAAGATACCAGACTCTGCAATAAAGGGAACCTACACAATCAATGTATCACAAGGAAGTGATACCGTGGTCTTGTTTGTTGGAATAGGCGAAGACCCATCATATCCAATCACTGCAACACTTGACAAGCTTAGTTACCAAAACACAGACAAGCCAGTAATCAGAGTGACAGGCCCACAGTCATCAACACTAAACCTTGTCATAGTAGATCCATCTGACAAACAAAAGTTTGCAGACATTATCAACTTAGGAACAGATGGTCAGGCAACATATTCATTTAACTTGACATCATACACTCCTGGAATTTATTCAGCCGTAGTTTCACATGCAGAAGAAAAGATAGAAAAAGAATTTGCAGTAGGTCTAGCAGTAGGACCAGGAAAGATCACACTTAGTACAGTAAAAGATTCATACATGCCAGGCGATAACATCATAATCATAGGAACTGCCAACGCAAACAGCCTTCTCCAGTTATCTTTGACTGATCCCAACGGACTGATAATCAAGTCAATACAGACATTCTCTGACAAGACAGGACACTTTTCATCATTTGATTTCAAGATACCATCAGTGTCAACACCAGGAACATGGAAGCTTGATGCATCCAGCGGTGTAAGCCATACAGCTATGCAACTTGTTGTAAAATCAAGCACTCAAGGAATTACAGTTCATCTTGACAGACTCTCTGGAATATACTCTAGGGGAGACCTGATAACAATCTCAGGAACTGATGCCGGCATTACAACACCAGTAACAGTCACAATAGGTAGTAACAGCACCAACGTAGACAGCTTGCCCACATCATCAACAAACAGAGGGGATTACACTACAATTTGGCAAGTCCCACGCAATGTAAACCCAGGTCAATACACCATTACTGCCACGTCAATTACAGGCAAGGCAACAATTGGAGTAACAATCCAGTAA
- a CDS encoding AAA family ATPase — MRLRKFRVQGYRCIHDSGEIKVGDLAAFVGRNESGKTTILEALTLLNKDAKLSELDLCDEMTEELKSEVRLAEGEFVLNEKETTLIREKFPNLQDIRKMTIYRTNKNPRVQYDFGEVKISGDASKRLNSWENFVDRIRSFVLAMPNPIRIRIDTKFLDAPAPRTREVFMDMMAEFNNNVYLIASQEPQVIAEWREIYRDLESIFDNMLIGTNERSALDNFIEDKLHPRFVYFSDYKKILGNIDLEEFLREIKGIRAKGLEYVEEFDKAETVNNLFYLAELDAQKLEEVQNSPSRLIKLLNTSSRRLSERLNPAWKGDPIHVELRWNPGNVLSVVISDVHRDGTVTNTGLLNRRAEGFKWTFSFIVNFAAETQKAELKEAILLLDEPARNLHPAQQRGISDLLKGLAGSNQILYATHSPFMIFDYTQGNLLVVELDKRRHLSKIYYDYWNADDQTLIPILYGLSRGLVESVVDKQIGFNSRPVIIVETMADCMYLNAFDRFLKDPNLSMNPLNIVPAYNKNSVMPLSIFYRNHGYDTFILLDNTEDSRKIASDLQSNEFKSVQMVFFELAGQPKLYIEDLLIDEDYLYAVNQTYEVKLRKEGYTTLTKDQVASKGKKSIIDNLNEIWKENQHLGWDTFDREDICRYICEKIVLDETDFLSDKTKDQFRSLYRLIAERIRQNQNLGNTNIFKH, encoded by the coding sequence ATGCGACTTAGAAAGTTTAGAGTTCAAGGTTATCGTTGCATTCATGATTCAGGAGAGATCAAGGTTGGTGATCTTGCAGCATTTGTTGGACGAAATGAGAGTGGTAAGACAACAATCCTAGAGGCGCTCACATTACTTAACAAGGATGCAAAACTTTCCGAATTGGACCTCTGTGATGAAATGACAGAGGAGTTAAAGTCAGAAGTAAGACTTGCGGAGGGAGAGTTTGTACTAAACGAGAAAGAGACTACACTCATTCGAGAAAAGTTTCCAAATCTACAAGACATACGAAAAATGACAATCTACAGGACAAACAAGAATCCCCGAGTCCAGTATGATTTTGGTGAAGTCAAGATAAGTGGAGATGCAAGTAAAAGGCTCAACTCCTGGGAAAATTTTGTTGATAGAATCAGATCTTTTGTCTTGGCCATGCCAAACCCAATAAGAATTAGAATTGATACCAAGTTCCTAGATGCCCCAGCACCAAGAACAAGAGAAGTCTTCATGGACATGATGGCAGAATTTAACAACAATGTATACCTGATTGCTTCTCAAGAGCCCCAAGTAATTGCAGAATGGAGAGAGATTTACAGAGACTTGGAGAGCATATTTGACAACATGTTGATTGGAACAAACGAGCGCTCCGCACTTGACAATTTCATAGAGGACAAGCTTCATCCAAGGTTTGTCTATTTTTCAGATTACAAGAAGATACTTGGTAATATCGACCTTGAAGAATTCCTCAGAGAAATCAAAGGAATCAGAGCAAAGGGATTAGAGTATGTTGAAGAGTTTGACAAGGCTGAGACTGTAAACAACTTGTTTTATCTTGCAGAACTTGATGCACAGAAACTCGAAGAGGTGCAAAACAGCCCATCTCGATTGATAAAATTATTGAACACATCAAGCAGAAGACTCAGTGAGAGACTAAACCCTGCATGGAAGGGAGACCCAATACATGTAGAGCTGCGATGGAACCCAGGAAATGTCTTGAGTGTAGTAATATCAGATGTTCACAGGGATGGAACAGTAACAAACACAGGACTGTTAAACAGAAGAGCAGAAGGATTCAAGTGGACTTTCTCATTTATTGTAAACTTTGCAGCTGAGACTCAAAAGGCAGAACTAAAAGAGGCAATACTATTACTTGACGAGCCTGCAAGAAACTTGCATCCTGCACAACAGAGAGGAATATCAGATCTTCTAAAGGGCCTTGCAGGATCAAACCAGATACTTTATGCAACACACTCACCGTTTATGATATTTGATTACACTCAAGGAAATCTCCTTGTAGTAGAACTGGACAAGAGAAGACATCTCAGCAAGATCTATTATGATTACTGGAATGCAGATGACCAGACACTTATTCCAATATTATATGGCTTATCACGCGGTCTTGTAGAGTCCGTAGTTGACAAGCAAATTGGTTTCAACTCTAGACCAGTCATAATAGTTGAAACAATGGCAGACTGTATGTACCTTAATGCATTTGACAGATTCCTAAAAGATCCAAATCTTTCCATGAATCCACTAAACATAGTTCCAGCATACAACAAAAATTCCGTCATGCCACTTTCAATATTTTACAGAAACCATGGGTATGACACATTTATTCTGCTTGACAACACTGAAGACTCGAGAAAGATTGCATCAGATTTGCAGTCAAATGAATTCAAATCAGTACAGATGGTCTTCTTTGAGCTTGCAGGACAGCCAAAACTCTACATCGAAGATCTTCTAATAGATGAAGATTACCTGTATGCAGTAAACCAGACCTACGAAGTCAAGCTAAGAAAAGAAGGATATACGACACTTACCAAGGATCAAGTAGCAAGCAAGGGCAAAAAGAGCATAATTGACAACCTAAATGAAATCTGGAAAGAGAATCAACACTTGGGATGGGATACATTTGACAGAGAAGACATTTGCAGATACATTTGTGAGAAGATAGTATTGGATGAGACAGACTTTTTGTCAGACAAGACAAAGGACCAATTCAGGTCATTATACAGATTGATTGCTGAGAGGATACGACAGAATCAAAACTTGGGCAATACAAACATCTTCAAACACTAG